The following coding sequences lie in one Patescibacteria group bacterium genomic window:
- a CDS encoding class I SAM-dependent methyltransferase, with protein MWTIADQYTHAEDYDLENSRYIEDIPFWVDICRRTVRKGGAVLDMCCGTFREGLAIAESASRNGFTLIGVDISIPMLKQAKAKLSTLSLQAQDCVQLVNGDMENVRVGVGMYDLVLVPFNSFVHTIGIKRKRSTLSNIYAHLKDTGLFLADIFIPDINHLFGMHSYPKTVYEEFSITTGGVMLVRQVTGHYDQVTQVLECMYYYQIYDTLGKGNLIRSYCLPFITQLIFPNEWELLLELAGFKVIEWWGSYNMKPFRQESQNMLFLCEKG; from the coding sequence ATGTGGACAATAGCGGATCAATACACACACGCCGAGGATTACGACCTGGAGAACAGCAGATACATTGAAGACATTCCATTTTGGGTAGACATCTGCAGGCGTACTGTCAGAAAAGGTGGGGCTGTTTTGGATATGTGTTGTGGGACTTTTAGAGAAGGGTTAGCAATTGCCGAATCGGCTTCTAGAAACGGTTTTACGCTAATTGGAGTAGATATATCTATTCCTATGTTGAAACAGGCAAAAGCGAAGCTTTCTACACTTTCCTTACAAGCTCAAGATTGTGTGCAGTTAGTCAATGGGGATATGGAAAATGTTAGGGTTGGAGTTGGTATGTATGACCTAGTGTTGGTCCCATTCAACAGTTTTGTGCATACCATTGGTATCAAAAGAAAAAGAAGCACTCTATCCAATATCTACGCACATCTAAAAGATACTGGTCTTTTTCTTGCGGATATATTTATCCCTGATATAAATCACTTGTTTGGTATGCATTCCTACCCCAAAACTGTTTACGAGGAATTCAGTATAACAACCGGAGGTGTAATGCTCGTTAGACAAGTTACTGGTCATTACGATCAAGTAACACAAGTTCTGGAATGTATGTATTACTACCAGATATACGATACTTTAGGCAAAGGAAACCTGATAAGATCGTATTGCTTGCCGTTTATTACCCAATTGATATTCCCCAACGAATGGGAGCTTTTACTGGAACTGGCGGGGTTTAAAGTAATAGAGTGGTGGGGAAGTTATAACATGAAACCGTTCAGACAAGAATCTCAAAATATGCTTTTTCTTTGCGAGAAAGGATAA
- a CDS encoding Bro-N domain-containing protein: MTGTKISIFKGNKIRRVTHKNEWWFSISDIVAVLTDSPQPKTYWAKMKDRDKEMSQPFPFWEQLKLLAEDGKMRKTDCADIEGIFRIVQSIPSPKAEPFKRWLAKVGYERVQEIENPELATKRTRLLYKLKGYSENWIEKRMRGIAIREELTDEWQKRGVKRQKEYEILTAEISKASFGITPSEYKKLKGLKRENLRDHMNDFELIFTMLGERVTTEISQQEKPNSFPKNKTVAKRGGRVAGKARTETEKEIGRSVVSKNNYLKKPESQKQLKAENGKKNTVFK, translated from the coding sequence ATGACTGGAACAAAAATTTCCATTTTCAAAGGAAATAAAATTAGAAGGGTTACCCACAAAAACGAATGGTGGTTTTCTATTTCAGATATTGTTGCCGTACTTACAGACAGTCCTCAACCAAAAACTTATTGGGCGAAAATGAAGGATAGGGACAAGGAAATGTCGCAACCGTTCCCATTTTGGGAACAGTTGAAATTACTAGCCGAAGATGGAAAAATGCGTAAAACCGATTGCGCGGACATAGAGGGCATTTTCCGTATAGTGCAATCAATTCCCTCCCCTAAAGCCGAACCATTTAAACGCTGGCTTGCAAAAGTTGGTTATGAACGGGTGCAAGAAATAGAAAACCCAGAGTTGGCCACTAAACGCACTCGCTTACTCTACAAACTAAAGGGTTACAGTGAAAACTGGATAGAAAAGCGAATGCGTGGAATAGCTATTCGCGAAGAGCTAACAGACGAATGGCAAAAAAGAGGTGTAAAACGACAAAAAGAATATGAGATTTTGACGGCAGAAATTTCCAAAGCGTCTTTTGGCATAACTCCAAGCGAATATAAGAAATTAAAGGGTTTGAAGAGAGAAAATCTGCGTGACCATATGAATGACTTTGAGCTAATTTTCACAATGTTAGGGGAGAGAGTTACAACTGAAATTTCTCAGCAGGAAAAACCAAATTCCTTTCCTAAAAATAAAACAGTGGCCAAAAGAGGTGGGAGAGTTGCAGGCAAGGCTAGAACAGAAACGGAAAAAGAAATTGGTAGGAGCGTAGTTTCCAAAAATAATTATCTTAAAAAGCCAGAAAGTCAAAAACAGTTAAAAGCTGAAAATGGTAAGAAAAATACGGTCTTCAAATAA
- a CDS encoding DegT/DnrJ/EryC1/StrS aminotransferase family protein, whose amino-acid sequence MFIPIAEPIIGEEELNLVVKTLKSGWISSIGKNIPEFEHKFAGYCGSRYGIATSSGTAALHLCLRAGGVGLGDEVIIPSMTFVATANAVVYTGAKPVFVDSELETWNIDPTKIELKINEKTKAIIPVHLYGHPANMLPIFSLAYRYNLSVYEDAAEAHGAEYRGRKVGSLSNAGCFSFYGNKIVTTGEGGMVVTNSKKLADKMRTLRDHGVSARRKYYYPSLGFNYRMTNVQAAIGLAQLNRIELIIRKKREIATLYEKHLKVLVPRIILSPDAEWAKSVFWMYSILVPSKGKVTRDFLIARLKEAGIDSRPFFFPIHKYKRFEVDEKMPVAEYLSKNGVSLPSGPNLDAEKIEYICNTIVNVLK is encoded by the coding sequence ATGTTTATACCCATTGCAGAACCTATTATTGGCGAAGAAGAATTAAATTTAGTAGTAAAAACATTAAAATCCGGTTGGATATCCTCGATTGGCAAGAATATTCCTGAGTTTGAACACAAATTCGCTGGGTATTGTGGCTCAAGATATGGAATAGCAACATCGAGTGGCACTGCTGCCCTCCACTTGTGTTTAAGAGCGGGTGGAGTTGGTCTTGGAGATGAGGTAATTATTCCATCAATGACTTTTGTAGCAACTGCTAATGCAGTTGTTTATACAGGAGCAAAACCTGTTTTTGTTGACTCAGAACTTGAAACTTGGAACATAGATCCTACAAAAATAGAGTTAAAGATTAACGAAAAAACCAAAGCTATAATTCCGGTACACCTTTATGGCCATCCTGCTAATATGCTTCCAATCTTTTCGCTTGCTTACAGGTATAATTTATCTGTCTATGAAGATGCTGCTGAAGCTCATGGAGCAGAATATCGGGGGAGAAAAGTAGGGTCCTTGAGCAACGCAGGCTGTTTCTCTTTTTACGGAAATAAGATAGTAACGACTGGAGAAGGAGGAATGGTTGTTACTAATAGTAAAAAATTAGCCGATAAAATGAGAACTCTTAGAGACCATGGTGTTTCGGCAAGAAGGAAGTATTACTACCCCTCGCTTGGCTTTAATTATCGAATGACGAATGTTCAGGCAGCTATAGGCCTTGCACAGCTTAACAGAATAGAGCTGATTATAAGAAAGAAAAGAGAAATCGCAACTCTTTATGAAAAACATTTAAAAGTTTTAGTACCACGAATTATACTTTCTCCTGATGCTGAATGGGCAAAAAGTGTTTTTTGGATGTACTCTATATTAGTGCCATCAAAAGGAAAAGTTACTCGAGATTTTTTGATAGCTCGTTTAAAAGAGGCAGGAATAGATAGCCGGCCGTTCTTTTTCCCGATTCACAAATACAAAAGATTTGAGGTAGATGAGAAAATGCCAGTAGCCGAGTATTTGTCCAAGAACGGTGTGAGTTTGCCCTCGGGACCGAATTTGGATGCTGAAAAGATAGAGTATATTTGCAATACTATTGTTAATGTCCTGAAATAG
- a CDS encoding NUDIX domain-containing protein, whose product MDNNNQTNRPYRKGVIAIVIDKNDSFLLIQKNGYKDNEWNFLGGGREGNETLEQNLFRELEEEIGSKKAEFEVIGISTHKIEYDYPPDTVMKIHGGKYRGQSYDQVILRFAGNKNGLIFSTQEFRGHKWVKANTLVKYLVFPNQYQNHKKAIDELLPGLIG is encoded by the coding sequence ATGGATAATAATAATCAAACAAACAGACCATACCGTAAAGGAGTAATTGCTATTGTTATAGACAAAAACGATAGTTTTCTTCTGATTCAGAAAAATGGATATAAAGATAACGAATGGAATTTTTTGGGTGGTGGCCGTGAGGGTAATGAAACATTGGAACAAAATTTATTTAGAGAACTAGAAGAAGAAATTGGTTCTAAAAAGGCGGAGTTCGAAGTAATTGGCATTAGTACTCATAAAATAGAATATGATTACCCCCCAGATACAGTTATGAAAATCCATGGGGGGAAATATAGAGGTCAATCTTATGATCAGGTTATCTTAAGATTTGCTGGGAATAAAAATGGGCTGATTTTTTCTACTCAGGAATTCAGAGGACATAAGTGGGTTAAAGCAAATACCTTAGTAAAGTATTTAGTATTTCCCAATCAATATCAAAATCACAAAAAAGCAATAGACGAACTTCTACCTGGCCTTATAGGATAA
- a CDS encoding aminoglycoside phosphotransferase family protein, translating to MNKKQVVSRFYNQISFSGNKVIKGVPKDRFEKETRWFKEAQKIIPDNIPRIYSCNGKVNRPDKSNLSYYEMQAIDGDNLYQWVIMNKEHSTEMFDKLIELAKKLHHKTSNPNKDDIFSMYYLKPKRALIEFFDKSNMNTATIFINGCKFSNPIKQLENIYKYLEKRLLNTRFAFIHGDMTMSNVVVSSDKKLYLIDPRGCFGNTDFYGDVRYDIAKIYYSIVGNFDSLNNGKFTYKKEAGTTSSHSYSITDNGLSGYSKSIIEKFGEQHDVIKYIHATIWLSLIPHVANNLNQQYCTFCHGIYLLNTINDYDEI from the coding sequence ATGAACAAAAAACAAGTTGTTTCCAGGTTTTATAATCAAATATCTTTTAGTGGTAACAAAGTGATAAAAGGTGTACCAAAAGATAGGTTTGAAAAGGAAACACGGTGGTTTAAAGAGGCTCAAAAAATAATACCTGACAACATACCTCGTATTTATAGCTGCAATGGAAAGGTAAATAGACCAGATAAAAGTAACTTGAGTTATTATGAAATGCAAGCCATTGATGGAGACAACTTATATCAATGGGTAATTATGAACAAAGAACATTCTACTGAGATGTTTGACAAACTTATTGAGCTAGCTAAAAAGTTACATCATAAAACAAGTAATCCAAATAAGGATGATATTTTCAGTATGTATTATTTAAAACCAAAGCGTGCGCTAATAGAATTTTTTGATAAATCAAATATGAATACCGCTACTATCTTTATAAATGGTTGTAAGTTTTCCAATCCTATCAAGCAACTAGAGAACATCTACAAGTACCTTGAGAAACGACTCTTAAACACTAGATTTGCATTTATCCATGGGGATATGACTATGAGTAATGTTGTTGTGTCCAGTGACAAGAAGTTATATTTAATAGATCCCAGAGGTTGTTTTGGAAATACCGATTTTTATGGAGATGTACGTTATGATATTGCTAAAATTTATTACAGTATCGTTGGTAATTTTGACTCTCTGAATAATGGTAAATTCACCTATAAAAAAGAGGCGGGTACCACCAGCAGTCACAGCTATTCGATTACCGATAATGGGCTTAGTGGCTATAGTAAGAGCATTATTGAAAAGTTTGGAGAACAACACGATGTTATCAAATATATACATGCGACTATATGGCTTAGTCTGATCCCCCATGTTGCTAATAACCTCAATCAACAATATTGTACTTTTTGTCATGGAATATATTTGCTGAACACAATTAATGATTATGATGAAATATAA
- a CDS encoding glycosyltransferase family 4 protein → MTIHNPKILYFHMEYPPILGGGASYTKNLISELNKLQAQIILVTNGLSDSLEKVNTYLTIKRYKVFYDMYYGKGSLLQGVDILLQQIREESPDILHTVYIEETLIGQIANLNYGIPHIVTHTKTPMYREESIKKNSTWSLFDYVNRNISVTYIAPGIAYRDSLLGSGVENDSIHLIYPGIDQNKFKKIRDSRPLCQMRKRLNIEFHDSVLLIPCRLRKRKGLNFVSEALSKLSVPNHNIKVIITGIPEDQEEHLIYQDFKNRIGNIKVVEHTKFSDEDMPILYNIADITVLCSEAEGYGTVFLEAMACECPVIGSDVIGINESIKNGYNGILCKYGDHNSLNNAILKILTDEKTRKRYTRNALSFFKTKRNLRKQAKSHLKLYKAVCNHNQQSTFALYRSVNNHEEVYLLKQEKSVYSLPKIPKKTNESWLQATIKTVWKNTGYKVTIPSHLILDKTDKKNFSYSFKITTDTPHIDSDADEGNSGMWLDLRKTTRLVASKNDKNILQQLEFNLRNDRLVKQGNL, encoded by the coding sequence GTGACTATTCATAATCCAAAAATATTATATTTTCATATGGAATATCCCCCCATCTTAGGAGGAGGCGCAAGCTATACAAAAAATTTAATTTCTGAACTTAATAAACTACAAGCTCAAATTATACTCGTTACTAATGGATTAAGTGACTCATTAGAAAAAGTAAATACATACTTAACTATTAAGAGGTATAAGGTGTTTTATGATATGTATTACGGTAAAGGAAGCTTGTTACAAGGAGTTGATATTTTATTGCAACAGATCAGAGAAGAGTCACCAGACATACTTCACACTGTCTATATCGAAGAAACTTTGATTGGCCAAATCGCAAACTTAAACTATGGTATCCCTCATATCGTAACGCACACTAAAACTCCAATGTATCGAGAAGAAAGTATTAAGAAAAATAGCACGTGGTCTTTATTCGATTATGTAAATAGGAATATTTCAGTTACATATATCGCACCGGGCATTGCCTACAGAGATAGTCTTTTAGGGTCTGGAGTTGAAAACGACTCCATCCATTTAATATATCCAGGGATTGATCAAAATAAATTTAAAAAAATACGGGACTCTAGACCACTTTGTCAAATGCGTAAGCGTTTAAATATAGAATTTCATGATTCGGTATTATTGATTCCTTGCAGACTCCGAAAAAGAAAAGGTCTTAATTTTGTCTCTGAAGCACTGTCAAAATTATCCGTTCCTAATCATAATATTAAAGTGATTATTACTGGAATACCAGAAGACCAAGAAGAGCACTTAATTTATCAGGACTTCAAAAATAGAATAGGAAACATTAAAGTGGTTGAGCATACCAAATTTTCTGATGAGGATATGCCCATTCTCTATAACATCGCTGATATAACTGTCTTATGTTCGGAAGCCGAAGGTTATGGAACAGTCTTTCTAGAAGCAATGGCCTGTGAATGTCCGGTAATTGGATCCGATGTCATAGGGATTAACGAATCGATAAAGAATGGCTATAATGGAATTCTTTGTAAGTACGGCGATCACAACTCTCTCAACAATGCGATTTTAAAAATATTGACCGATGAGAAAACAAGAAAGAGATATACAAGAAACGCATTGTCGTTTTTTAAAACTAAACGCAATTTAAGAAAACAGGCAAAGAGTCATCTAAAATTATATAAAGCCGTTTGCAATCACAATCAGCAGTCAACTTTCGCATTATACAGATCTGTCAACAATCATGAAGAAGTGTATTTACTTAAGCAAGAAAAATCGGTCTATAGCTTACCAAAAATACCTAAAAAAACAAATGAATCATGGCTCCAAGCTACAATTAAGACGGTCTGGAAAAATACTGGGTACAAAGTCACTATACCAAGCCACTTGATACTTGATAAAACTGATAAGAAGAACTTTTCGTATTCGTTTAAAATAACTACAGATACTCCCCACATAGATTCAGATGCCGATGAGGGGAATTCTGGAATGTGGTTAGATTTAAGAAAAACGACCCGCCTAGTTGCCAGTAAGAATGATAAAAATATACTTCAACAACTCGAGTTTAATCTCAGAAACGACCGTCTCGTTAAACAAGGAAACTTATAA
- a CDS encoding GNAT family N-acetyltransferase: MIKEISRKGNFEITEHEVWLNNGETVLIRPLSSNDKAGIIDFLSSLSEETRHFYVLDDYGEKTADSLCKSVGKAGKMHFVVVNNSSEIIALVKFSLDLPDVDKSRYLKYGVSFDPGSVTRCGTCITDKYQNLGLGGITLQQIIDASRYLGQRMIILSGGIYANNQRAIHMCQKHGFRIAGRFTDMYGHVHVDMFRDI, encoded by the coding sequence ATGATTAAAGAAATCTCGAGGAAAGGAAATTTCGAAATAACAGAGCACGAGGTTTGGTTAAACAATGGTGAAACTGTATTAATCAGACCATTATCATCTAACGACAAGGCTGGCATCATAGATTTTCTTTCTAGTCTATCTGAGGAAACGCGTCATTTTTATGTATTGGATGATTATGGTGAAAAAACTGCCGACAGTCTTTGCAAATCTGTAGGAAAAGCTGGAAAAATGCATTTTGTCGTAGTGAACAACTCATCTGAAATAATCGCTTTAGTGAAATTTAGTTTGGACTTGCCGGATGTAGATAAATCACGATATCTAAAATATGGGGTAAGTTTTGATCCGGGTTCTGTTACTCGCTGTGGTACTTGTATTACAGACAAGTATCAGAATCTTGGTTTGGGTGGCATCACACTACAGCAAATAATTGATGCTTCTCGTTATTTAGGTCAAAGAATGATTATATTATCAGGCGGGATATATGCAAACAATCAAAGAGCTATTCATATGTGTCAAAAACATGGTTTCAGAATAGCCGGCAGATTTACCGATATGTATGGTCACGTGCACGTTGATATGTTTAGAGATATTTAG
- a CDS encoding virulence RhuM family protein, which translates to MYLDYAELQAARGKAMTMKDWAEKLINLTQGIEVYLRFLSQ; encoded by the coding sequence ATGTATCTGGATTATGCAGAATTGCAAGCGGCGCGCGGAAAAGCAATGACGATGAAAGATTGGGCGGAAAAACTAATTAATCTTACACAAGGGATTGAGGTGTATCTCCGATTTTTGTCACAATAG
- a CDS encoding ATP-binding protein, whose product MKEFIRQDLYDNLLKSLTGNANFIQVVVGPRQVGKTTLVLQILKRWEGPKLYETADIPGTPPLLWLEKIWNQARDIPQTKEDTLLVVDEVQKIPHWSEMVKKLVDEDKRTKRKIRVVLLGSSSLLVQKGLQESLAGRFELHRHYQWSYPECQKAFGLTLPEYFFFGGYPGGLIIRNDFARWSGYIRDSLIESVLAKDILLTSPVSKPALLRQTFSLAVGHPAQIISYQKMLGSLIDAGNVTTIASYLRLLASSFLIIPLERYSGSVMRQRGSQPKIVVLDNSLISSTNNMSKEEFLLDSSWRGRVTENAVGAKLWVETEKIGGKLFYWRERDKEVDYVVKIGKDIFAVEVKSGVVKEKPTSGLEFFLKKYPRANGIVIGKQISLLDFFNTPLTNIIKTK is encoded by the coding sequence ATGAAGGAATTTATTCGTCAGGATTTATACGATAACCTCTTAAAATCTTTGACAGGTAACGCTAATTTTATTCAGGTGGTTGTTGGGCCAAGGCAGGTGGGCAAAACAACATTAGTTTTGCAAATCTTAAAAAGATGGGAAGGCCCTAAACTGTATGAGACTGCAGATATTCCTGGCACACCACCTCTTTTGTGGCTAGAAAAAATATGGAATCAGGCTCGAGATATACCTCAAACAAAAGAGGATACATTGCTTGTTGTTGATGAAGTACAGAAAATCCCCCATTGGAGCGAGATGGTCAAAAAGCTTGTTGATGAAGATAAAAGAACAAAAAGGAAAATTAGAGTAGTTTTGCTGGGATCGTCTTCACTTTTGGTGCAGAAAGGTTTACAAGAAAGTTTGGCGGGTCGTTTTGAGCTCCATAGGCATTACCAATGGTCGTATCCAGAGTGCCAAAAAGCTTTTGGTCTAACTCTTCCAGAATACTTCTTTTTTGGTGGATATCCCGGAGGATTGATAATAAGAAACGATTTTGCGAGGTGGTCGGGATATATTAGGGATTCCTTAATAGAATCTGTTTTGGCAAAGGATATTCTTCTTACATCTCCCGTATCAAAACCAGCGCTTTTAAGACAAACATTCTCATTAGCTGTAGGACACCCCGCTCAAATAATTTCTTATCAAAAGATGCTTGGGTCTTTAATTGATGCTGGAAATGTTACCACAATAGCGTCTTACCTTAGATTGTTGGCATCCTCTTTTTTGATTATTCCTCTTGAACGATATAGTGGTTCTGTAATGAGACAAAGAGGTTCTCAACCTAAAATAGTTGTTCTTGACAATTCTTTAATATCATCAACAAACAATATGTCAAAAGAGGAATTTTTATTGGATTCCTCTTGGCGTGGGAGAGTAACAGAAAATGCTGTCGGGGCAAAGTTGTGGGTTGAGACAGAAAAAATTGGGGGAAAACTTTTTTATTGGAGAGAACGAGATAAAGAGGTTGATTATGTTGTTAAAATCGGAAAAGACATTTTTGCTGTAGAAGTTAAATCTGGAGTTGTAAAGGAGAAACCCACTAGTGGTTTGGAGTTTTTCCTTAAAAAATATCCCAGAGCTAATGGTATAGTAATAGGAAAGCAAATTTCGCTTTTAGATTTTTTTAATACACCCTTAACTAATATTATAAAAACCAAGTAA